A window of the Radiobacillus deserti genome harbors these coding sequences:
- a CDS encoding ATP-dependent nuclease, translated as MYISRLNIKNFRCFDDIDIEFNEGMNVLIGSNNAGKTTVIRALELIFNRSKSKTLAIDDFNKNVDSSIPPEITVTATLQSSQNDTKDDKAIVASWLTKLDAPWEATLTYRFFLPEQEQRTYQEEYAKLTNQKEQWSLLESTLKRYVSRIYGGNISNRLRAEGEYLEKIHCETLDALRDVESKMFTGRNTLLKQLLLHFKDTSLGENQNESSNDGQSQEDTFTYHSEKLIGNLISKINQEEVLDFAEKTGASVGGTPALDGSLKESDVLSALRLIIKDQTGIEIPIINNGMGYNNLIFISLILSKFKMITSIDYGENAKTFPILLIEEPEAHLHPALQYNFLKFLSEEIKSQTFSKQIFITTHSTQITSAVGLDPIICLEKSGSGKVSAKYPSRVFSDSKEDQKSKKYVERFLDATKSAMLFSNSVLLVEGMAELVLLPLLAEKNGYDLDKHHVSLVRVDALTFKHFVKLYGAGIKPDRVDYSLQRRVGCIIDSDPRKIERKREEAEQQKRSWKKCWPFEINSESDNFEYDSKSGALKNLVTQQEDCANVNIYYQEENGKTFEYDLAWENYQSDLLFDESVEIIEIPELIQSGWENEKKERAKRASSFLIYADNQKGEVAFKIASKLEDEDTQLNLPTHIKNALIWVCHKNSEGV; from the coding sequence ATGTATATATCAAGATTAAACATTAAAAATTTTAGATGCTTTGATGATATAGACATTGAATTTAATGAAGGAATGAATGTGTTAATCGGTTCCAATAATGCGGGTAAAACAACAGTTATCAGAGCATTAGAATTAATCTTTAACCGATCCAAGTCTAAGACATTAGCTATAGATGATTTTAACAAGAACGTGGATTCATCTATACCTCCTGAGATTACTGTTACTGCCACACTACAATCTTCTCAAAATGACACCAAAGACGATAAAGCTATTGTTGCCAGTTGGCTTACAAAATTAGATGCACCATGGGAAGCAACTCTAACGTATAGATTTTTTCTTCCCGAACAGGAACAAAGAACATATCAAGAAGAATATGCCAAATTAACAAATCAAAAGGAACAGTGGTCTTTATTAGAATCAACTCTGAAACGCTATGTATCAAGGATTTACGGTGGAAATATTAGTAATAGACTAAGAGCTGAGGGAGAATATCTGGAAAAGATACACTGTGAGACCTTGGATGCTTTGCGTGATGTTGAAAGTAAAATGTTTACAGGAAGAAACACATTACTCAAACAGTTGCTTCTACATTTTAAAGATACCAGTCTTGGAGAAAACCAAAATGAATCATCAAATGATGGTCAGTCACAAGAAGACACATTTACATACCATTCTGAAAAATTAATTGGGAATTTAATATCAAAAATAAACCAAGAGGAAGTATTAGATTTTGCTGAGAAAACAGGTGCTTCAGTAGGTGGAACTCCTGCTTTAGACGGTTCATTAAAAGAAAGCGATGTGTTGTCAGCTTTACGTCTAATTATTAAGGATCAGACAGGTATTGAAATACCAATAATAAATAATGGAATGGGTTACAATAATTTAATCTTTATATCTTTAATTTTATCGAAGTTTAAAATGATTACCTCAATAGATTATGGTGAAAATGCAAAAACTTTTCCAATTCTATTAATTGAGGAACCAGAGGCTCATTTGCATCCTGCCTTACAATATAACTTTTTAAAGTTTCTTAGTGAAGAAATTAAAAGTCAAACTTTTAGCAAGCAAATATTTATTACTACCCACTCAACTCAAATTACTTCTGCTGTTGGTTTAGATCCAATTATATGTTTAGAAAAGAGTGGTAGCGGAAAGGTTTCTGCAAAATACCCAAGTAGAGTTTTCTCTGATAGTAAGGAAGACCAGAAGTCTAAAAAATATGTTGAACGATTTCTTGATGCAACAAAATCTGCCATGTTATTTTCAAATTCAGTTCTTTTAGTTGAAGGAATGGCAGAACTTGTATTGTTACCTTTGTTAGCTGAAAAAAATGGTTACGACTTAGACAAGCACCATGTTTCGCTTGTAAGGGTAGATGCACTTACATTTAAGCATTTTGTTAAGTTATATGGTGCAGGAATAAAACCAGATAGAGTGGACTATTCTTTGCAAAGGAGAGTGGGCTGTATTATTGACTCTGATCCAAGAAAAATTGAAAGAAAAAGGGAGGAAGCAGAACAACAAAAGAGGAGCTGGAAAAAGTGTTGGCCGTTTGAAATAAATAGTGAATCTGATAACTTTGAATACGATAGTAAGTCTGGTGCTTTAAAGAACTTGGTGACGCAACAGGAGGACTGTGCAAATGTAAACATTTATTATCAAGAAGAGAACGGCAAAACATTTGAGTATGATTTAGCGTGGGAAAATTATCAATCTGATTTGTTATTTGATGAATCCGTAGAAATCATTGAAATTCCAGAATTGATACAAAGCGGTTGGGAGAACGAGAAGAAAGAGCGAGCGAAAAGAGCTTCAAGTTTCCTAATATATGCAGATAATCAAAAAGGAGAAGTTGCTTTTAAAATAGCATCAAAGTTAGAAGATGAAGATACTCAATTAAATCTACCTACCCACATAAAGAACGCTCTAATTTGGGTATGCCATAAAAATAGTGAAGGGGTTTGA
- a CDS encoding DUF262 domain-containing protein yields MEARESNVLKFLELGNHQFVIPVYQRTYKWTRINCKQIMQDILKASQPQSKTHFLGSIVYITDEHYQATQVNKLTIIDGQQRLTTISLLLMAMVKNLQEQPKKFKTTPTKLLKKYLVIDEDETNKPEDFISKLSLTKHDRDFYNRLVKNQPLRNNNQNIYNNFEFFYNEIKNKEIDIDTLFEGIGKLLIVSVSLVRTKDDPQLIFESLNSTGVKLEQADLIRNFLLMDLDDNFQKEVYNTYWYPMEISLRDSLSDFIRDYLIIKSKKIPNKAKVYEEFKKYFYTNFDRAQDNIENLVKDMYYYSTLYEKIVQKSETNPKINSYLIDFERLDVKVIYPFVLDLYSEYDKGWLLEEDFIYILNLLESCIVRRVIAGLPPNSLSKITISLIKDISEIDHVKSVEKILTNKRGVQRFPNEEEFKESFINRDIYSLKICKFLLDKLINTNSKVILNINEFSIEHIMPQTNNLSAKWVNALGDNWEQVHSSYLHTIGNLTLTRYNGEMGNKFFTDKRDMEKGYKDSPCRLNTDLIKLDTWNEEEILKRANKLFDFAKEIWSYPTVEATEENYNMILDFDDDWKSIKPSHFTFMDEKHDVKDMTDLYVNVISEIYQLDPELFLETINSPDLIGRNYISKNPSDFRASHQLLDTGFYINTHSNNDGKKKNLDALIKAIGLTENDLIIYLTNNEKDYVNN; encoded by the coding sequence ATGGAGGCGAGAGAAAGTAATGTATTGAAATTTCTAGAATTGGGAAATCATCAATTTGTAATTCCAGTCTATCAAAGGACTTATAAGTGGACCAGAATTAATTGCAAACAGATTATGCAAGATATTCTTAAAGCTAGCCAACCACAAAGCAAAACTCATTTTTTAGGATCGATAGTTTACATAACTGATGAACATTACCAAGCAACTCAAGTAAACAAATTAACTATTATTGACGGACAACAAAGATTAACTACAATTTCATTGCTCCTAATGGCGATGGTTAAAAACCTACAAGAACAACCTAAGAAGTTTAAAACTACCCCTACGAAGCTACTTAAAAAATACTTAGTAATTGATGAAGATGAAACGAACAAGCCAGAAGATTTTATTTCAAAACTCTCACTAACTAAACATGATAGAGATTTTTATAATCGTTTAGTGAAAAATCAGCCCCTGCGTAATAACAATCAGAACATTTATAATAACTTTGAGTTTTTCTACAATGAAATTAAAAATAAAGAAATTGATATTGATACATTATTTGAGGGTATTGGTAAGCTGTTAATAGTTTCGGTATCTTTAGTTAGAACAAAAGATGACCCACAGCTTATCTTTGAAAGCTTGAACTCTACTGGTGTAAAACTGGAGCAAGCTGATTTAATCAGAAACTTCTTATTAATGGATTTAGATGATAATTTTCAAAAAGAGGTTTACAACACATATTGGTATCCTATGGAAATATCTCTTAGAGATTCACTGTCTGATTTTATTAGAGACTATCTCATTATTAAATCAAAAAAGATCCCTAATAAAGCAAAGGTTTATGAAGAGTTTAAAAAATACTTTTACACGAATTTCGATAGAGCTCAAGACAATATTGAAAATCTAGTAAAAGATATGTATTACTATTCAACATTGTACGAGAAAATTGTTCAAAAAAGTGAAACTAACCCTAAAATTAATTCATATTTGATTGATTTTGAAAGGTTAGATGTCAAAGTTATTTATCCTTTTGTGCTAGATTTATATTCTGAATACGATAAGGGTTGGTTATTGGAAGAAGACTTTATTTATATTTTGAACTTATTAGAAAGCTGTATAGTAAGAAGAGTTATTGCTGGGCTACCTCCTAACTCCCTTAGTAAAATTACAATAAGTTTAATTAAGGATATTAGCGAGATAGATCATGTTAAAAGCGTTGAAAAAATATTGACTAATAAACGCGGCGTTCAAAGATTTCCTAATGAAGAAGAATTTAAAGAAAGCTTTATAAATAGGGATATATACAGCTTAAAAATTTGTAAATTCCTATTGGATAAATTAATTAACACAAATAGTAAAGTTATTCTTAATATTAATGAATTTAGTATAGAACATATCATGCCCCAAACAAACAATCTATCTGCCAAATGGGTTAACGCTTTAGGCGACAACTGGGAGCAAGTACACAGTAGTTATTTGCATACAATTGGTAACTTAACACTTACTAGATATAACGGAGAAATGGGTAATAAGTTTTTTACAGACAAACGAGATATGGAAAAAGGCTACAAAGACAGCCCTTGTAGATTAAATACAGACTTGATCAAATTAGATACTTGGAATGAGGAAGAAATACTTAAAAGAGCAAACAAACTTTTTGACTTTGCAAAGGAAATTTGGTCATACCCAACAGTTGAAGCTACCGAAGAAAATTATAATATGATACTAGATTTTGACGATGATTGGAAGAGTATTAAGCCGTCTCATTTTACTTTTATGGATGAAAAACATGATGTCAAAGATATGACAGATTTATATGTAAATGTAATTTCGGAAATATATCAATTAGATCCTGAGCTCTTTTTAGAAACAATTAACAGCCCTGATTTAATAGGAAGAAACTATATATCAAAAAATCCGAGTGATTTTCGTGCAAGTCATCAATTATTAGATACTGGCTTTTATATAAATACACATTCTAATAACGATGGGAAAAAGAAAAATCTTGATGCTTTAATAAAAGCTATAGGATTGACAGAGAACGATTTAATAATTTACTTAACAAATAATGAAAAAGACTATGTAAACAATTAG
- the istB gene encoding IS21-like element helper ATPase IstB, with protein sequence MEYSFESLQRQLHHLRMSETSKELPAVLRKAESHSWTYQEFLRELLTYEERRREEKMIEKHLKWAKFPYQKSLQEFDLKELPSLSERQLKQLQELFWLDESFNLIFLGPPGVGKTHMAIGLGLEAIHQGHHVSFVSMGELVPLLKSEEYLRKSQLKMKRIREADLIIIDDLMYMAMDQNETNLFFHLINHLYERSSIILTSNKGPEEWGELLGDQGIATAILDRLLHRSEVLHFNGNSHRIKYRKSLFQAKSVQS encoded by the coding sequence TTGGAATACTCCTTTGAAAGTTTACAAAGGCAATTGCATCATTTAAGAATGTCAGAAACATCCAAAGAGCTTCCTGCTGTTTTGAGGAAAGCAGAATCCCATTCGTGGACCTATCAAGAGTTTCTTCGGGAATTGCTTACATATGAAGAAAGGCGCCGAGAAGAAAAAATGATAGAAAAACATTTGAAGTGGGCAAAGTTTCCTTATCAAAAAAGCCTTCAAGAGTTTGATCTTAAAGAACTACCATCTCTTAGTGAGAGACAGTTAAAGCAGCTTCAAGAGCTCTTCTGGCTTGACGAGTCATTTAACTTAATATTTTTGGGTCCACCTGGCGTTGGAAAAACGCATATGGCGATTGGATTAGGGTTAGAAGCGATTCATCAAGGGCATCATGTTTCGTTTGTGTCAATGGGGGAATTAGTTCCGTTATTGAAAAGTGAGGAATACCTTCGAAAGTCCCAACTAAAAATGAAACGAATTAGAGAAGCTGATCTAATCATAATTGATGATCTCATGTACATGGCAATGGATCAAAACGAGACGAATCTATTTTTTCATCTAATAAACCATCTCTATGAACGAAGTTCTATCATACTGACATCAAATAAAGGCCCAGAAGAATGGGGAGAGTTACTTGGAGATCAAGGAATAGCAACGGCGATTTTAGATCGCCTTCTCCACCGCTCTGAAGTCCTTCATTTTAACGGGAATAGTCATAGAATTAAGTATAGAAAGTCTTTATTTCAAGCGAAAAGTGTTCAAAGTTAA
- a CDS encoding 3'-5' exonuclease, with protein MKKITSGNIKTISEQITIQELIENLILPEEKSSEIRTIHKAKGAEFESVLLYLDDVEEIENIIHPEINSENDDTRIYYVALSRARDLLCIAGPPLIKVNKDKISEMNIIEVSKEVISK; from the coding sequence TTGAAAAAGATAACGAGCGGTAATATTAAAACAATTTCTGAGCAAATAACGATTCAAGAGTTAATAGAAAACCTTATCTTACCCGAAGAAAAGTCTTCAGAAATTAGAACTATTCATAAAGCCAAAGGTGCTGAATTTGAATCTGTACTTTTATATCTTGATGATGTGGAAGAAATAGAAAATATTATTCATCCAGAAATAAATTCCGAAAATGATGATACAAGAATTTACTATGTAGCTCTAAGTAGAGCAAGAGACTTACTATGTATTGCTGGCCCACCATTAATAAAGGTAAATAAAGATAAAATCTCTGAAATGAATATTATAGAAGTTAGTAAGGAAGTAATCTCAAAATAA
- a CDS encoding DUF4365 domain-containing protein, with protein sequence MDNTIIEHLACVEINECILKPPFHLVSNVQWNDKGLSFDGDISLYSNQIKKEDFVGIVPIQIKGTTSNKKTSKRNKIKHPVTKEDLEVYYKNGNGVLYFVVTINPNTYIRQAYYNILAPLDLKDLLIKLEANGNQSITIPFKKLESGSLEIICKQFLRTVEKQPKIYIEAGLDKKFEEYRIDYIRLQEETSFDLFEEPAYLYGVNEGIEIPLRTAKLQEVRTVLNEEVKIEDEEFNVKYEVRESEDRRYLLIEDSLIVEIIKETNKGKITLSKVKKLSSYLKCLKILKFLRDYNELPFTSSEFVATLDKKEDFSDVEDDIKVYKDIIGIFNQIGISGNYTLDDHENISELFNGLLSLFKQKQYQMLTYSENIDFENSLVQVIKLSKYIKVMVLFNKENNEYTDFFSEETLNKVAGLLPKREIKKYESEDIENDYWRVSIYSSQKLKIMHECANFKLDVIKKSFANKYHDVNSPNTINTALDYLNYFDLENDARYIEIAEDLISRYLKINPHDILGKINKYQINIRKFEGLSEKETDEVLDILEEAERENNKSICFACEVLLKNRSKAKRLFDTLDDEEQKSLIPYPIYNLFQGLKQ encoded by the coding sequence ATGGATAATACTATAATAGAACATTTGGCTTGTGTTGAAATAAACGAATGTATTTTGAAACCTCCATTTCATTTAGTTAGTAACGTTCAATGGAACGATAAGGGGCTTTCATTCGATGGAGATATAAGTCTTTATTCAAATCAGATAAAAAAAGAGGATTTTGTTGGTATTGTACCAATACAAATTAAAGGAACAACCTCAAATAAAAAGACATCAAAGAGAAACAAAATTAAGCATCCTGTAACTAAAGAAGATTTAGAAGTTTATTATAAAAATGGTAATGGAGTATTATATTTTGTTGTTACAATAAACCCCAATACATATATTAGACAGGCATACTACAATATCCTTGCTCCATTAGATTTGAAGGATCTACTAATCAAACTTGAAGCTAATGGAAACCAATCAATTACTATTCCTTTTAAAAAGTTAGAGAGCGGCTCATTGGAAATTATATGTAAACAATTTCTGAGAACTGTTGAAAAGCAACCTAAAATTTATATTGAGGCAGGTTTAGATAAAAAATTTGAGGAATATAGGATTGACTATATAAGACTGCAAGAGGAAACATCCTTTGATTTATTTGAAGAACCTGCATACTTATATGGAGTAAATGAAGGAATTGAAATACCTTTAAGAACTGCTAAGTTACAAGAAGTTAGAACAGTGTTAAACGAAGAAGTTAAAATAGAGGATGAAGAGTTTAATGTAAAATATGAAGTTAGAGAAAGTGAAGATAGAAGGTATTTATTAATTGAAGATTCACTAATCGTAGAAATTATCAAGGAGACAAATAAAGGAAAAATCACTTTATCTAAAGTGAAAAAACTAAGTTCGTATTTGAAGTGTTTAAAAATACTAAAGTTTCTACGAGATTATAATGAGTTACCTTTTACATCATCTGAATTTGTTGCAACCCTGGATAAAAAAGAAGATTTTTCAGACGTTGAAGATGATATTAAAGTATATAAAGATATTATTGGAATTTTTAATCAAATTGGAATAAGCGGAAACTACACTCTTGATGATCATGAAAACATCAGTGAACTTTTTAATGGTTTACTAAGTCTGTTCAAACAAAAACAGTATCAAATGCTTACTTATAGTGAAAACATAGATTTTGAAAACTCTTTGGTTCAAGTTATAAAACTGTCTAAATACATAAAGGTAATGGTTTTATTTAATAAGGAAAATAATGAATATACCGATTTCTTTAGCGAAGAAACACTAAATAAAGTTGCGGGGTTATTGCCAAAAAGAGAGATAAAGAAATATGAATCAGAAGATATAGAAAATGATTATTGGCGGGTTAGTATATATTCCAGTCAAAAATTAAAGATAATGCATGAATGTGCCAACTTTAAGTTAGATGTAATAAAGAAATCATTTGCGAATAAGTATCATGATGTGAATTCTCCGAATACCATTAACACTGCATTGGATTATCTCAACTATTTTGATTTGGAAAATGACGCCAGATATATAGAGATTGCGGAAGATTTAATATCGAGATATCTTAAAATTAATCCTCATGATATTTTGGGGAAAATAAATAAGTATCAAATTAATATTAGAAAATTTGAGGGACTTTCAGAAAAAGAAACAGATGAAGTATTAGATATCCTTGAAGAAGCAGAAAGGGAAAATAATAAGAGTATTTGTTTTGCATGTGAAGTATTGTTAAAAAACAGATCTAAAGCAAAACGGTTATTTGATACACTTGATGATGAAGAGCAAAAAAGCCTTATACCCTATCCAATATACAATTTGTTTCAAGGATTAAAACAATAA
- the radC gene encoding RadC family protein has protein sequence MKRHYDVAQEELSFYGNEGTSLQNILAVLIGPKANASITGQLASLGINSLADLSVEELKKYQGIGEVPAKRIVSAFGLANQIRKFKKDEEYIVRSPEDAAKYFNDLEGLQQEHFEAIFLNTKNVVIGRKNVFKGSLNASIVHPRETFKEAIRLSAASIIVAHNHPSGNATPSREDIEVTKRLKEVGQVTGIELLDHVIIGTSGKFISLKEKGYV, from the coding sequence ATGAAACGTCACTATGATGTAGCTCAAGAAGAATTAAGTTTTTATGGAAATGAAGGCACAAGTCTTCAAAACATTTTAGCCGTTTTAATTGGACCAAAAGCAAATGCTTCAATTACAGGTCAATTAGCAAGTTTAGGAATTAATAGTTTGGCAGATTTAAGTGTAGAAGAATTAAAGAAGTATCAAGGAATTGGAGAGGTTCCCGCTAAAAGAATTGTTTCGGCATTTGGTCTAGCTAATCAAATAAGAAAGTTCAAGAAAGATGAGGAATACATTGTTCGTTCACCAGAAGACGCTGCTAAATACTTTAATGATTTAGAAGGATTACAACAAGAGCATTTTGAAGCGATCTTTCTAAATACGAAGAATGTGGTTATTGGTAGAAAAAATGTTTTCAAAGGTTCATTGAATGCTAGTATCGTTCACCCTAGAGAAACATTTAAAGAAGCTATTAGACTAAGTGCTGCTTCAATTATCGTGGCACATAATCATCCAAGTGGGAACGCAACACCAAGTAGAGAAGATATTGAGGTTACAAAAAGATTAAAAGAAGTAGGCCAAGTAACTGGAATTGAATTACTTGACCATGTGATTATTGGTACTAGTGGTAAGTTCATTTCATTAAAAGAAAAAGGATATGTTTGA
- a CDS encoding UvrD-helicase domain-containing protein: MGESITIMSDDRLEDIESPFKVIAGPGAGKTHWLVEHIKNVFHNSTKLSNISKISCITYTTVGAEEVQHRLKNNLDKVDVSTIHSFLYSNIVKPYVHLLKGESGRRLVNIDEMDGHSENVATKGKIYKWQTEVSNGYIRDQKKIKKCLENIDWVLDNGSFILKPRKEYLRRVGTYYIKLEDLLTYKQIFWDEGTIHHEDVLYFSYRILNEFPLILDHLSAKYPYMFIDEFQDTNPIQSEIIKWLGNAGTIIGVIGDPAQSIYSFQGASRSDFVNFCLPNLKEYQIENNRRSGQAIVGILNHLRQGDSLAQRSTHNQSNNPIYYFECADEITKTLLDFHNLRQELGLENDYCILTRNNGSVKKLRNIEVTNVWTSLNEADSDRERLLKSLFTAYMLVEDGRNELAVKEVIRSLRTDKNNILKSPFRGTQFINPLSKRSLAVDMLEFLMNEIKQSVDFTLLSILSNTL, encoded by the coding sequence ATGGGAGAATCAATAACCATTATGTCAGACGATAGATTAGAAGATATTGAAAGCCCTTTTAAGGTAATTGCTGGGCCTGGTGCGGGTAAAACACATTGGCTTGTTGAGCATATTAAAAATGTATTTCATAATTCAACTAAACTTTCAAATATCTCAAAGATTTCCTGTATCACTTATACTACAGTGGGTGCTGAAGAAGTTCAACATAGATTAAAAAATAATCTGGACAAGGTTGATGTATCTACAATTCATAGTTTTTTATACTCAAATATCGTTAAACCATATGTCCATCTTTTAAAAGGTGAATCAGGAAGAAGGTTGGTCAATATCGATGAAATGGATGGACACAGTGAAAATGTAGCTACAAAAGGAAAGATATATAAATGGCAAACGGAGGTTAGTAATGGCTATATTAGAGACCAAAAAAAGATAAAAAAGTGTTTGGAAAATATTGATTGGGTTCTTGATAATGGTTCTTTTATATTAAAACCAAGAAAGGAATATTTGAGAAGAGTAGGAACATATTACATAAAATTAGAGGATTTACTTACCTACAAACAAATTTTTTGGGATGAAGGGACAATCCATCACGAAGATGTTCTGTATTTTTCATATAGGATATTGAATGAGTTTCCTCTTATTCTCGACCATCTTAGTGCTAAGTATCCATACATGTTTATAGATGAATTTCAGGATACTAACCCCATTCAGTCTGAAATAATTAAATGGTTGGGAAATGCTGGAACAATAATAGGCGTTATTGGCGATCCAGCTCAATCAATATATAGTTTCCAGGGTGCTTCAAGATCCGATTTCGTAAATTTTTGTTTGCCTAATCTCAAAGAATACCAGATTGAGAATAATAGGAGAAGTGGGCAGGCGATTGTTGGAATTTTAAATCATTTAAGGCAAGGTGACTCATTAGCCCAACGTTCAACTCATAATCAAAGTAATAATCCTATCTATTATTTTGAGTGTGCGGATGAAATTACTAAAACGCTTTTGGATTTCCATAATCTAAGACAGGAGTTAGGACTGGAAAATGATTATTGTATTTTGACTCGTAATAATGGATCTGTAAAGAAACTTCGGAATATTGAAGTTACTAATGTTTGGACAAGTTTAAACGAGGCTGACTCGGATAGGGAAAGATTATTAAAATCACTTTTTACTGCTTATATGTTAGTGGAAGATGGTAGAAATGAACTTGCAGTAAAAGAAGTGATACGTTCTCTAAGGACAGATAAAAACAATATATTAAAATCTCCATTCCGAGGAACCCAATTTATTAATCCATTGTCGAAAAGAAGTCTTGCGGTTGATATGCTTGAATTCTTAATGAATGAAATTAAACAATCAGTTGACTTCACATTGTTAAGTATTCTATCAAATACTTTATGA
- a CDS encoding ABC-three component system middle component 6: MLIDKDSKPEDTILYLSAQLLLKVKSLGRIKLALIESLYEEIDDKQPYFKYNLALNFLYLIDKVKIEGGDLVYVSGENDNS; the protein is encoded by the coding sequence ATGTTAATAGACAAAGATTCAAAACCAGAAGATACAATTTTATATTTATCTGCTCAATTGCTCCTTAAAGTGAAAAGCCTAGGTAGGATAAAACTAGCTTTAATTGAAAGCTTATATGAGGAAATTGATGATAAACAGCCTTATTTTAAATATAACCTTGCTTTAAATTTTTTGTATTTAATTGATAAAGTAAAGATAGAAGGGGGGGACTTAGTTTATGTATCTGGAGAGAATGATAATAGCTGA
- a CDS encoding Mu transposase domain-containing protein gives MHNTVEVFALEKPHLRKVSSLLSYESNHGTSITRTVHKDNIIKYQSNRYSVPLGTYKPQGDNTVYIRIEEEELIIEKTPRGVSLATHPLSRGKGQLIKIYTPL, from the coding sequence GTGCACAATACTGTCGAAGTGTTTGCCCTGGAAAAGCCACACTTGCGAAAAGTCTCCTCTCTACTCTCTTACGAGAGTAACCATGGAACAAGTATAACAAGAACGGTGCATAAGGACAATATAATCAAATACCAATCTAATCGTTATTCGGTTCCACTTGGAACATATAAACCACAGGGTGATAATACGGTCTATATTCGAATCGAGGAAGAAGAACTTATTATCGAAAAGACACCAAGAGGTGTATCATTGGCTACTCATCCTCTTTCAAGAGGAAAAGGTCAGTTGATTAAGATATACACACCACTCTAG
- a CDS encoding tyrosine-type recombinase/integrase: MSQEELRLISDDKAEINYSLDDLIEVFIEDCEFRNLREYTIKYYRSELKQFKKLLLEQGLSNEPKDITGDVIKHNVVMYMRNKGIKTVSVNSRLRAIRAFFNLLESQNYLKLNPMKDIKLLKDRKRIVETFDKKQIKALFKACDLRTFVGLRDYTIMMFLLETGVRANELIGIKVTDIVWSQKVVRITNTKGGYERFVPIQNKMIDQLNKYVTIRGQIDTNYLFITQDDTPLSKKQMQDRIREYGGIAKLKNVRCSPHTFRHTFAKMSVMNGANAFQLQAILGHSTLEVTKMYVN; encoded by the coding sequence TTGAGCCAGGAGGAATTACGCCTCATTTCTGATGACAAGGCAGAAATAAATTATTCTCTGGATGATTTAATAGAGGTGTTTATTGAGGACTGTGAGTTCAGAAATCTGAGGGAATATACTATCAAGTATTATCGAAGTGAATTAAAGCAATTTAAGAAATTGCTTCTGGAACAAGGTCTGAGCAATGAACCAAAGGATATAACTGGTGATGTTATTAAGCATAATGTGGTTATGTATATGAGAAATAAGGGGATTAAGACGGTAAGTGTTAATTCACGCTTACGAGCTATACGTGCATTCTTTAATCTATTAGAATCTCAGAATTATCTCAAACTAAATCCAATGAAGGACATAAAATTGTTAAAGGATCGTAAGCGAATTGTTGAGACCTTTGATAAGAAACAAATTAAGGCTTTGTTTAAAGCATGTGATTTAAGGACATTTGTTGGTCTTCGGGATTATACAATAATGATGTTTCTATTAGAAACAGGAGTACGAGCAAATGAACTTATCGGAATCAAGGTAACAGATATTGTATGGTCACAAAAAGTAGTACGCATCACAAATACAAAAGGTGGCTATGAACGATTTGTACCTATTCAAAACAAAATGATTGATCAACTAAATAAATACGTGACCATCAGAGGACAAATTGATACGAACTATTTATTTATAACACAGGATGATACTCCATTGAGCAAAAAACAAATGCAGGATCGAATACGTGAATATGGGGGAATTGCAAAATTAAAAAATGTCCGTTGCTCCCCGCATACGTTTAGACATACTTTTGCAAAAATGAGCGTTATGAACGGTGCTAATGCCTTTCAGTTACAAGCAATTTTAGGGCATTCAACATTAGAGGTAACAAAAATGTATGTAAATTAA